From the genome of Planctomycetia bacterium, one region includes:
- a CDS encoding redoxin domain-containing protein has protein sequence MQKHLEEIRSLGAKLIVVTQSKPQNLIVWLEDNPKPFPVVCDPERMTYKALGLQPGSVWMFLSPKVLGSYFSHMFRGWRIRRPVKQEDLLQLGGDFIVDRSRKLIYAHRSTDPSDRPTVTDIMLALRRSQ, from the coding sequence GTGCAGAAACATCTGGAAGAGATTCGTTCACTCGGCGCAAAGTTGATCGTCGTAACGCAAAGCAAACCACAGAACTTAATAGTCTGGCTCGAAGATAATCCAAAGCCGTTTCCTGTAGTATGTGACCCGGAACGAATGACTTACAAGGCACTGGGGTTGCAGCCAGGCAGCGTCTGGATGTTCTTATCTCCCAAAGTGCTCGGCAGTTATTTTTCCCACATGTTCCGTGGCTGGAGAATCAGGCGACCAGTGAAGCAGGAAGATTTGCTGCAACTGGGTGGCGACTTTATCGTCGACCGATCTCGTAAGTTAATCTATGCCCATCGCAGTACTGATCCGTCAGACCGCCCTACGGTAACAGATATTATGTTGGCATTGCGACGCAGTCAGTGA
- a CDS encoding rhodanese-like domain-containing protein, translating to MVMRYLCSCAILFLSLTGTSRAGDHTKDSLQTVKQGVASQKALLVDVRENDEWKEGHIKGAKHLPLSQLQKGVNKEQLKQVLPEGKIIYLYCAAGGRCLKAADLLKKQGIDVRALKPGYEALVRAGFENAP from the coding sequence ATGGTAATGCGTTACCTCTGTAGTTGTGCAATCTTGTTCCTAAGTCTGACAGGTACCAGTCGAGCGGGTGATCATACCAAGGATTCTTTGCAGACCGTCAAGCAGGGAGTAGCATCCCAGAAAGCATTGCTGGTTGATGTCCGTGAAAACGATGAATGGAAAGAGGGACATATCAAGGGGGCAAAGCATCTGCCTTTATCACAACTGCAGAAGGGCGTGAATAAGGAACAACTGAAGCAGGTCCTGCCTGAAGGCAAAATCATCTATCTGTACTGTGCTGCCGGTGGTCGGTGCCTGAAAGCTGCTGACTTGCTGAAGAAACAGGGAATAGACGTCAGAGCACTCAAGCCAGGTTACGAAGCTTTGGTTCGTGCCGGTTTTGAGAATGCACCCTAG
- a CDS encoding sigma-70 family RNA polymerase sigma factor — protein sequence MQLDQPHAGATESTDECLSLLRQAQTGDFSAFGQLINQLQHRVYGLAYRMLGETHDAEDITQQTFLSLIEHLDSFRGESRVSTWVMRIAANHALKLLRKRRGLPVEPSGGMPHPEFIAPWREQPGVLAEQAETSKLIHEALREINSGLREVFVLRDIEGFSVKESAELLGISEANVKVRLLRARLSLRERLTAVLGDQALRVIPDHQHHAANTGYAS from the coding sequence ATGCAACTTGATCAGCCACATGCTGGTGCCACCGAATCAACCGATGAGTGCCTGTCTTTGCTCAGGCAGGCACAAACGGGTGATTTCTCGGCCTTCGGACAATTGATCAATCAATTGCAGCATCGGGTCTACGGCTTGGCCTATCGCATGCTGGGAGAAACACATGATGCCGAAGATATCACACAGCAAACGTTCCTGAGCCTGATCGAACATCTGGATAGTTTTCGAGGCGAATCCCGCGTGAGCACCTGGGTGATGCGAATCGCTGCCAATCATGCCTTGAAGCTACTTCGTAAAAGGAGAGGTTTGCCGGTGGAGCCTTCAGGCGGCATGCCTCATCCGGAGTTTATTGCGCCCTGGCGTGAGCAACCGGGTGTGCTGGCGGAACAGGCCGAAACCAGCAAACTGATTCATGAGGCCCTGCGCGAAATCAACTCCGGCTTACGGGAAGTATTCGTGCTTCGCGATATAGAAGGATTTTCAGTGAAGGAATCAGCAGAGCTACTGGGGATCAGTGAGGCTAATGTTAAAGTTCGCCTGCTCCGAGCCAGATTGTCACTGCGTGAACGATTGACTGCAGTTCTGGGCGATCAGGCATTGCGTGTCATACCTGATCATCAACATCATGCTGCAAACACAGGTTACGCATCATGA
- a CDS encoding zf-HC2 domain-containing protein: MNEHTHQGMSCDELLKALNDYVDNDSLSAACQAFAEHLAGCNPCQIVVDNIRNTIKLFQNGKPYPIPPEFAKRLNAALASRWREKFHAAR; the protein is encoded by the coding sequence ATGAACGAGCATACACATCAAGGCATGTCCTGCGACGAGTTATTGAAAGCGCTCAATGATTATGTTGATAACGATTCGCTTTCAGCTGCCTGCCAGGCATTTGCTGAACATCTGGCGGGTTGTAATCCCTGTCAGATTGTCGTCGATAACATCCGAAACACCATTAAGTTGTTTCAGAATGGCAAGCCATACCCCATTCCGCCAGAATTCGCAAAACGGCTCAATGCTGCCCTGGCCAGTCGCTGGCGTGAGAAATTTCATGCAGCAAGATGA
- a CDS encoding DUF202 domain-containing protein has product MPGENSNLLDDIRVPLAAERTLLAWIRTGLAMMGFGFVVARFGVFLRELHPADHAQHPEYSKSLYIGAGMVILGIAINLLAAVGHFRLLRRLEKGFTYKPSLFSLVMVIALCVAIIGIVMTVHLLGMTG; this is encoded by the coding sequence ATGCCAGGCGAAAACAGCAACCTACTCGATGATATTCGCGTTCCCCTGGCGGCGGAACGCACCTTGCTCGCCTGGATTCGCACTGGCTTGGCCATGATGGGCTTCGGCTTCGTCGTCGCACGTTTCGGTGTATTTCTCCGCGAACTGCATCCCGCTGATCATGCCCAGCATCCGGAGTACAGCAAGTCGCTCTATATCGGTGCCGGCATGGTTATTCTGGGCATTGCCATCAACCTCCTGGCCGCCGTTGGGCACTTCAGGCTGCTGCGACGATTGGAAAAAGGATTCACGTACAAGCCGTCACTCTTTTCACTGGTGATGGTGATTGCCCTGTGCGTTGCCATCATCGGTATCGTCATGACCGTGCATCTGCTCGGCATGACAGGCTGA
- a CDS encoding MBL fold metallo-hydrolase encodes MFFRQRFIPGLAIYSYLIGDEKTRECAVIDPARDIDAYFQMAHEEGMQINHILETHVHADYVSGSVEVKHRTGGKAQIHASGMGGKEWTPPYADHVVKDGDEVVMGSIRIKAMHTPGHTPEHLVWLVFDHTRSQDTPWMMFSGDFLFVGDVGRPDLLGEEARKQLASQLYQSVFKTMPALADFTEFYPGHGAGSLCGKALGTRGSSTLGFERRFNDALKTSTEQAWINQLLEGMPTAPPYFLKMKAVNAAGPQVLGHEWPGQRRLSAKQFQMQTSKGGLVLDLRSKEAFAAAHIPNALSIPLASNVSSWAGWVVPYDQPLYLVMEDMNKVQEAITHLIRIGFDNIQGTLDGGMEAWENAGLPVATLSVQSVHDLHRQLKSKAGELTVLDVRTPREWQSGHIEGAQHIHAGLLQKNINSINRKKPVAVVCGTGYRGSIAGSILLREGLTNVTNVLGGMTAWKAAELPVV; translated from the coding sequence ATGTTTTTCCGACAACGCTTCATTCCTGGGCTGGCGATCTATTCCTACCTGATCGGCGATGAAAAGACTCGCGAATGTGCCGTCATCGACCCGGCACGTGATATCGATGCCTACTTTCAGATGGCTCACGAAGAAGGTATGCAGATCAATCACATTCTCGAAACCCATGTTCATGCTGACTATGTTTCCGGCTCCGTCGAAGTCAAACACCGCACCGGTGGCAAAGCACAGATCCATGCCTCAGGCATGGGTGGCAAAGAATGGACACCACCCTATGCCGATCATGTGGTTAAGGATGGCGATGAAGTTGTCATGGGTTCCATTCGCATTAAAGCAATGCACACACCAGGGCACACACCAGAACATCTGGTCTGGCTGGTATTCGATCACACGCGCAGCCAGGATACTCCCTGGATGATGTTCTCCGGCGATTTCCTGTTTGTGGGTGATGTAGGCCGTCCCGATTTGCTCGGCGAAGAAGCCCGCAAACAACTCGCCAGCCAGCTCTACCAGAGCGTCTTCAAAACAATGCCTGCACTGGCAGACTTCACCGAGTTCTATCCTGGTCACGGTGCTGGTTCACTCTGTGGCAAAGCTCTCGGCACACGAGGCTCATCGACGCTCGGCTTCGAACGCCGTTTCAACGATGCTTTGAAAACATCGACCGAACAGGCCTGGATCAACCAGTTGCTCGAAGGCATGCCCACTGCGCCGCCTTACTTTCTCAAGATGAAAGCGGTCAATGCTGCCGGGCCGCAGGTACTGGGACACGAATGGCCCGGCCAACGCCGCTTGTCTGCCAAACAGTTTCAAATGCAGACCAGCAAAGGTGGATTGGTACTTGATCTGCGCAGCAAGGAAGCCTTTGCAGCGGCACATATTCCCAATGCCCTCAGCATTCCGCTGGCCAGTAATGTATCCTCGTGGGCAGGCTGGGTGGTCCCCTACGATCAGCCTCTGTACCTGGTGATGGAAGACATGAACAAAGTGCAGGAAGCCATCACACACCTGATCCGCATCGGGTTTGATAATATCCAAGGCACACTCGATGGTGGCATGGAAGCCTGGGAAAACGCAGGCCTGCCTGTAGCTACCTTATCCGTCCAAAGCGTTCACGATCTGCATCGACAACTGAAAAGCAAGGCTGGCGAGTTGACCGTGCTCGATGTCCGAACTCCTCGCGAATGGCAAAGCGGGCACATCGAAGGCGCACAGCACATTCATGCTGGCCTGTTGCAGAAGAATATCAATTCGATTAATCGCAAGAAACCGGTTGCAGTGGTGTGTGGCACAGGCTACCGTGGTTCCATCGCAGGTTCCATTCTGCTTCGGGAAGGTTTGACCAACGTCACCAATGTGCTAGGTGGCATGACAGCTTGGAAAGCTGCGGAGTTACCTGTCGTCTGA
- the eutC gene encoding ethanolamine ammonia-lyase subunit EutC: MPHELDEVDQTLQCTSARLFTGRAGLGYRTATALKLRADHAAARDAVYQFIDLKRDIGEERLQRWGLFGVTTQVRSRTEYLMRPDRGRVFDVESQETIKKECTNSPTLQIVLGDGLSAAAVIHHGVELLDLLHDKAKDLSWSVGKPFCIRFCRVGIMSEIGRLLNPELVILLIGERPGLAHADSLSAYLAYRPQAGHTDAQRNLISNIHAQGIPTAVAAERIMELAIRMREAQYSGVMLKEQAGNKLLSQQS, from the coding sequence ATGCCTCATGAACTGGATGAAGTTGATCAGACGCTACAATGCACTTCAGCCCGGTTATTCACAGGCCGTGCAGGACTGGGATATCGAACTGCCACCGCATTGAAACTGCGTGCTGATCATGCTGCAGCACGCGATGCGGTTTACCAGTTCATCGATCTGAAACGAGATATTGGCGAAGAGCGTCTTCAACGGTGGGGATTGTTCGGAGTAACTACGCAGGTACGTTCACGAACTGAATACCTGATGCGACCTGATCGCGGCAGGGTATTCGATGTCGAATCGCAAGAAACCATCAAGAAAGAATGTACCAACTCGCCCACATTGCAGATTGTTCTGGGGGATGGACTATCAGCAGCAGCAGTGATTCATCATGGAGTTGAACTGCTGGATCTTCTCCATGACAAGGCAAAAGACCTGTCCTGGTCAGTAGGCAAACCATTCTGCATTCGCTTCTGCAGAGTAGGCATCATGAGCGAGATAGGCCGACTACTCAACCCTGAATTGGTAATATTGCTGATAGGCGAACGCCCTGGGCTTGCTCATGCTGATTCTCTCTCCGCCTACCTGGCATACCGGCCACAAGCAGGACATACCGATGCCCAGCGGAACCTGATATCCAATATTCATGCCCAAGGTATTCCAACAGCAGTAGCCGCTGAACGGATCATGGAACTGGCCATTCGCATGCGTGAAGCACAATACAGCGGCGTGATGCTGAAAGAACAAGCAGGGAACAAGCTCCTGAGTCAGCAGAGTTGA
- a CDS encoding amino acid permease: protein MENSSPEKTSSTITEDIQILHRLGYAQELARCLNGFSNFAISLSIICILAGGLTSFHIGYGSVGGAAIGIGWPLACLFSLAVALTMGQIASAFPTAGGLYHWAAILGGRGWGWLTAWFNLAGLVTVLAAINVGTVQFMFGAFWPEVPCTPMIQLSLVLAITLTQTVFNHLGMRVTRILTDFSGYWILIISLALTACLLFSCDTWDVSRLFTFSNMSGQPADAPVWPKSESQLWLFALGLLLPAYTITGFDASAHASEETIGAARNVPRGIVRSVLVSGLFGWVMLIAVVLAMKDPAQAIEQGDKIFFGTLLKALPSALATWLCVGITIAQYLCGLATVTSASRMTFAFARDGGLPFSSAIRTVSPRFRTPAIAIWLVATVAVGFTAYTPIYSTITAVCVIFLYISYVLPTVLGMLALGNRWKTLGPWHLGSWFKPLALVSILWCVGLIVIGMQPPNDKAAIVVPGVLLFLGAYWFFAARHHFPGPPVGVLTQQQRDAITAAEVAVHEPTHVPVEARGTTSE, encoded by the coding sequence ATGGAGAATTCTTCGCCAGAAAAGACCTCTTCAACAATTACTGAGGATATTCAGATACTGCACCGACTGGGATATGCTCAGGAACTGGCGCGGTGCCTGAATGGCTTTTCCAACTTTGCAATCTCTTTGTCGATCATCTGCATCCTGGCAGGCGGACTGACTTCATTCCATATCGGCTATGGCAGCGTGGGTGGAGCAGCGATAGGTATTGGCTGGCCCCTGGCGTGTCTGTTCTCGCTCGCTGTGGCGTTAACCATGGGTCAAATTGCATCAGCCTTCCCGACAGCAGGTGGTCTCTATCACTGGGCAGCCATTCTAGGTGGAAGGGGTTGGGGTTGGCTGACCGCCTGGTTCAACCTGGCTGGGCTGGTCACGGTGCTGGCAGCGATTAATGTTGGAACCGTTCAATTCATGTTTGGAGCATTCTGGCCTGAAGTGCCCTGCACTCCCATGATTCAATTATCGCTCGTCCTGGCCATCACCCTCACCCAGACTGTTTTCAATCACCTCGGCATGCGGGTGACCAGAATACTGACTGATTTCAGCGGCTACTGGATACTGATCATCTCACTGGCACTGACCGCCTGTCTGCTTTTCAGTTGCGATACCTGGGATGTTTCCAGACTGTTTACTTTCTCGAATATGAGTGGTCAGCCTGCAGATGCACCGGTCTGGCCGAAATCGGAATCGCAGTTGTGGCTGTTCGCCTTGGGCTTACTGTTGCCTGCATATACCATCACGGGCTTTGATGCATCGGCCCATGCTTCGGAAGAAACGATTGGAGCAGCACGAAATGTGCCTCGGGGTATTGTTCGTTCGGTGCTGGTATCCGGCTTATTTGGCTGGGTGATGTTGATAGCTGTGGTTCTTGCCATGAAAGATCCAGCACAGGCGATTGAGCAAGGGGATAAGATCTTTTTCGGAACGCTTTTGAAAGCGTTGCCTTCTGCATTGGCAACTTGGCTATGTGTCGGGATCACGATTGCGCAATATTTATGCGGATTGGCTACAGTAACTTCGGCATCAAGAATGACGTTTGCCTTTGCACGTGATGGTGGTTTGCCCTTTTCATCAGCCATCCGCACAGTTTCGCCACGATTTCGCACGCCTGCAATTGCCATCTGGCTGGTGGCAACCGTTGCAGTCGGGTTCACGGCATACACACCGATTTATTCGACCATCACCGCAGTGTGTGTCATCTTCCTTTACATTTCGTATGTTCTTCCCACGGTGCTTGGCATGCTCGCACTTGGTAACCGTTGGAAAACTCTCGGCCCCTGGCATCTGGGAAGCTGGTTCAAACCGTTGGCGCTAGTAAGTATTTTGTGGTGCGTCGGGCTTATCGTCATTGGCATGCAGCCGCCAAATGATAAGGCAGCGATCGTTGTACCCGGTGTACTGCTGTTTCTGGGAGCCTACTGGTTCTTTGCTGCACGCCATCATTTTCCCGGACCACCAGTGGGAGTACTGACTCAGCAACAGCGGGATGCGATTACTGCAGCCGAGGTGGCTGTTCACGAGCCCACACATGTGCCGGTTGAAGCAAGGGGAACAACCAGTGAATGA
- a CDS encoding ethanolamine ammonia-lyase subunit EutB, with protein MPYSHVVRQERFVFATLAELLAKANERKSGDELAGLAAGSEQERVAAKCALSDVTLKEIADQPVIDPDRDDVSRLILESHDQNRFAEICSLTVGQFREWLLESIPEPQKLQEVAWAITPEMAAAVAKLMSNQELVAVSSKIRIVTRLRNTMGEHGVLGIRVQPNHPMDDLKGILLSALDGLLFGCGDAVIGVNPATDSKETVSSILHGLDRLISHYAIPTQACCLAHITTQLACLEQGAPVDLLFQSIAGTQAANASFGITVEMLREGQQRTQESHQNRPGPWLGKQVMYFETGQGSALSADAHHGIDQLTLEARAYGLARLFDPFLVNSVVGFIGPEYLFDERQIIRAGLEDHFMGKLLGLPMGVDVCYTNHAEADQNSADNLMMLLALAGCNYFMGVPCADDIMLNYQSTSYHDAAQVRDLLQLRPAPEFHNWLEAQGIYQEGRLAPLTTDSRPLLLQSFNTLLKL; from the coding sequence ATGCCTTATTCCCATGTTGTTCGTCAAGAACGGTTTGTCTTTGCCACGCTCGCTGAGCTGTTGGCCAAAGCCAATGAACGCAAGTCAGGCGATGAGTTGGCAGGGCTGGCAGCAGGCAGCGAGCAGGAACGAGTTGCAGCCAAATGTGCCTTGTCGGATGTAACACTGAAAGAAATCGCAGATCAGCCTGTGATTGATCCTGATCGGGATGATGTCTCTCGATTGATACTGGAAAGCCATGATCAGAATCGTTTTGCAGAAATCTGCAGCCTGACAGTGGGTCAGTTTCGAGAGTGGCTGCTGGAATCGATCCCTGAGCCACAGAAGCTGCAAGAGGTAGCATGGGCAATTACTCCGGAGATGGCTGCTGCTGTTGCCAAGTTGATGTCTAACCAGGAACTGGTTGCTGTCAGCTCGAAGATTCGTATCGTGACTCGCCTGCGAAACACGATGGGGGAGCATGGCGTTCTAGGTATCCGTGTACAACCCAATCACCCCATGGATGACCTCAAAGGAATCCTGCTTTCAGCATTGGATGGACTACTCTTTGGTTGTGGCGATGCAGTGATTGGCGTCAACCCGGCTACTGATTCGAAAGAAACGGTTTCCAGCATATTGCATGGACTGGATCGCTTGATTTCTCACTATGCCATTCCAACACAAGCGTGCTGCCTGGCTCATATCACAACACAACTGGCATGCCTGGAGCAAGGCGCACCGGTGGACCTGCTCTTTCAATCAATTGCGGGCACACAGGCCGCCAATGCAAGCTTCGGAATCACTGTGGAAATGTTACGCGAAGGGCAGCAACGTACACAGGAATCACATCAAAACAGGCCTGGCCCCTGGCTGGGCAAGCAAGTGATGTATTTTGAAACCGGCCAGGGCAGCGCACTCTCTGCTGATGCACATCATGGCATCGATCAGTTAACGCTTGAAGCGCGTGCCTATGGACTTGCCCGCTTGTTTGATCCGTTTCTGGTCAACAGCGTGGTCGGATTTATCGGGCCTGAATATCTGTTCGATGAAAGACAGATTATCCGGGCAGGCCTGGAAGATCACTTCATGGGCAAACTGCTGGGATTGCCCATGGGAGTTGATGTCTGTTACACCAATCACGCGGAAGCAGATCAGAACTCAGCTGACAACCTGATGATGCTGCTGGCGCTGGCGGGCTGCAATTACTTCATGGGCGTGCCCTGTGCTGATGATATCATGTTGAATTATCAATCGACCAGTTATCATGATGCAGCGCAAGTGCGTGATCTGCTGCAGCTACGGCCTGCCCCAGAATTTCACAATTGGCTTGAAGCACAAGGCATCTATCAAGAAGGCCGACTGGCACCATTGACAACTGATTCACGTCCGTTGTTACTTCAATCGTTCAACACATTACTGAAACTCTGA
- a CDS encoding enoyl-CoA hydratase/isomerase family protein, which yields MSQPTQITFDQQGAVGHLVLNRPDKRNAQTLQMWRELAELGQQLSTNPGELKVIVVSGAGGCFSSGVDTSIFTTGELLSGNVDGREIQAAFSWLRSDRFITIAAIEKYAIGAGLEIALWCDMRLAAEGSIFALPEVEFGIIPDLGGCSLLPEIVGYGRAMDLITTARKIDAQEALRWGLLNEVVPSAELQQRVDVLVSVLLKRSATVLRGAKRATLATVPDTSKSLGVSLEVIRGCLIELANRMKR from the coding sequence ATGAGCCAACCAACGCAGATCACTTTCGATCAACAGGGTGCGGTAGGTCACCTCGTTCTGAACCGACCCGATAAACGAAATGCCCAGACTCTGCAGATGTGGCGGGAACTTGCCGAGCTTGGCCAGCAACTCAGCACCAATCCCGGCGAACTGAAAGTCATCGTCGTCAGCGGGGCAGGGGGCTGCTTCTCCAGCGGCGTCGATACCTCCATCTTCACCACCGGCGAGCTGCTCTCCGGCAATGTCGATGGCAGAGAAATACAGGCTGCCTTCTCCTGGCTGCGCTCCGATCGCTTCATCACCATTGCTGCCATCGAGAAATATGCCATTGGCGCCGGCCTGGAGATTGCCCTCTGGTGCGATATGCGATTGGCCGCCGAAGGCTCCATATTCGCTTTGCCTGAAGTAGAGTTCGGCATCATCCCCGATCTGGGTGGCTGTTCGCTGTTACCCGAAATCGTGGGCTATGGCCGCGCGATGGATTTGATCACCACCGCGAGAAAAATCGACGCTCAGGAAGCCCTCCGCTGGGGATTGCTCAATGAAGTAGTTCCCAGTGCTGAACTGCAACAACGTGTAGATGTCTTGGTATCAGTGTTACTGAAACGCTCCGCCACGGTACTCCGGGGCGCCAAACGAGCCACCCTGGCAACAGTACCCGATACCAGCAAGTCGCTGGGCGTATCCCTCGAAGTCATCCGTGGCTGCTTGATCGAGTTAGCGAACAGGATGAAAAGATGA
- a CDS encoding acetolactate decarboxylase, whose product MAFLLFSIVTVFLQDSRTSGYEVHHVGEMRKVMREGDLTGTIELQKLARMPHLYALGPLENLRGEVTIWDSTPSISSIDKRKISISETLNHKACFLVYASVKEWKSIPFPKSVNDEKTFEAWLGKIAAEQGIQVNRPFPFLIRDTPGKLQFHIVNKTDDSPHTPAKHEAIKVKFTLEKTACQVLGFYSDSHHGVFTHHDSNIHMHMITADKKQSGHVETAQFSHNAVLLLPR is encoded by the coding sequence ACAGTATTCCTGCAGGATAGCCGCACCTCCGGTTATGAAGTGCATCACGTTGGCGAGATGCGCAAGGTGATGCGTGAAGGCGACCTGACTGGCACTATCGAGTTGCAGAAACTGGCCAGGATGCCTCATCTGTATGCATTGGGGCCGCTGGAAAATCTGCGTGGCGAAGTCACCATCTGGGATAGTACTCCTTCCATTTCCTCGATTGATAAGAGGAAGATCAGCATCAGCGAAACGCTCAACCACAAAGCCTGTTTCCTGGTGTATGCAAGCGTGAAGGAATGGAAGTCCATTCCTTTTCCGAAGTCCGTCAACGACGAAAAAACTTTCGAAGCATGGCTGGGGAAAATCGCAGCGGAACAGGGCATTCAGGTGAATCGACCTTTCCCTTTCCTAATCCGGGATACGCCCGGCAAGTTGCAGTTTCACATCGTCAACAAAACCGATGACAGTCCGCACACGCCAGCCAAACATGAGGCTATCAAGGTGAAATTCACACTGGAGAAAACAGCCTGCCAAGTGCTCGGCTTCTACTCAGACAGCCATCATGGTGTTTTTACGCATCATGATTCCAACATTCATATGCATATGATCACAGCGGATAAAAAGCAGTCGGGACATGTAGAAACCGCGCAGTTCAGTCACAATGCTGTGTTATTGCTGCCTCGTTGA